The following proteins come from a genomic window of Misgurnus anguillicaudatus chromosome 10, ASM2758022v2, whole genome shotgun sequence:
- the atn1 gene encoding uncharacterized protein atn1 isoform X3: MKTRTHKESMPARSGRRRGGSEERRGRRPHPSPSRAERNERQTQRTAGEELAAGHFNRRSQGHDSSESEGEDLVPPPKRQKVQDSSSNPPAPPLSTNTPTSAPPPTSGNTQSRESDNEDGQSQGSRSSAGGSLANSSSSISSGRDIDQDNRSSSPSLSASPLASLDSESDSPDSPKQSDKNKDGGASKCVPEDRRGSGRGEDGSAVDQRDGEGAVEGDMSPLKSPSSLYPSHRGMVDTVSDTSSNRKSYFALDSKLASKLEYTGPGGTETLHTCSRISSKGGSHSGKPGVGGVEYSHGNSNVSHAPTLPPPPALKPLEVGQNAPGGESKTDKPEKGDKSAPPSLLPQATSVPQQPPPPSTHHYTPTSWSGGPPSNWGYVRYPGNHHHTHPNQQPPVQQQLPSVYNSPSSTRHTSHPPYLPHSHSHPHKDYLPRYGTTPDRERGGREFGNRDFTANNTSANANSNSGSNCGSTSGGGGTNSNSGRDFGNPLPGQNRECGPQGSNRDGPTGPPGGREYVPGFRDRERGREFPSQNQQLQAQGREFGPESTGVGGSFSRDKDGRWGELAGQVREAGSSSYPGNANQTPVGAPSSGLASTTVNRDPASSPQNNSGHPPFSSANTNPPSRDYAPPMDSNVQQTLQGQTTQASSNAADIPPPPHYLREYPPAGGKDYPTLGVTSSSIPHSGVARDYPSPPGLAPNLPREYPGAPPHHSHYPGQTTLPIPHRDREREKENTASSTHSNRSHPPSLSPSSSGSGHGHSTSTSYPPPPPPPPTSSLGPPPPITSIPGSHARQATYSSPNQTPPTPLSPLPSPSTNQMGGFTPFPSTSGPAVQLPASGVPTSCPSSCKPTSYHSTLSSHTPFSSSYHGNNNHGNALATNNAPNNSNSTPNNTQSQLHSPQNSKVSPHLSNTGHNNTGPTPSTSDSSSGIVPAPVIKEEPAEEREELESPPIVLRSPSPEPKPVDIPIHASQSARFHRVLDRGSGNSCARSDVLFVPLDGSKLWKKRNEAIERARREVEQRARDLREKEREREREKERERDLDRHLQQKESGTNAGLGAAGTRQGSSLFFPSSSSILLDPSSSSSSSVNSPHPTAHPQHQHHHPHSHPHSLHHSHPLHPSLSHSIPHSLLIPSMTGGSGVVGCPQGALGIGLGGPYLGPDTPALRTLSEYARPHAMSPLGTANRAQAHHPHLHHHPHPHAHPHMHPSFFLSQFQNPALAHPHHLPPDAATAAAILGFLYGGGLEGGHTHPGPGPGGLTGAGLGGVGFPHAVAAHRDRMKPGFEFKSEERVYTAGVLADPALALSHTHSHAHSHSLLLGGGTGGGASGSEVALYGATPPPAPPPQALATATRNPNPAPQPLSVPPTSSILPASLPTHQVPTGASVTPAAPAAPPQPPPPPPPPPTASSLHHPSPHSTFPNTHPSCQPPPLPTQAPPSERYPTPVRTPPSTERARSVERERVIPATERERERERERTGTGGGGSGGGTAPAGGTGGGDSLGRLQMLNVTPHHHQHSHIHSHLHLHQQDTGGSRGRGTPPNGSAGIRVSPGPSAIPRGSSWAPYPGTLPN, translated from the exons ATGAAGACCCGAACCCACAAAGAATCG ATGCCAGCGCGTAGTGGACGCAGGAGGGGCGGCAGTGAGGAGAGAAGGGGTAGACGTCCACACCCCAGTCCCTCTCGAGCAGAACGCAATGAAAGGCAAACA CAAAGAACTGCTGGAGAGGAATTGGCTGCTGGGCATTTCAACCGTCGATCTCAAGGCCATGATTCATCAGAAAGTGAAGGAGAGGATCTGGTGCCCCCGCCCAAAAGACAAAAAGTCCAG GACTCCTCCTCCAATCCCCCAGCcccacccctttcaactaacaCTCCAACTTCAGCCCCGCCCCCAACTTCAGGCAACACTCAGTCAAGGGAGAGTGACAATGAGGATGGCCAATCACAAGGCAGCAGAAGCTCAGCTGGAGGCAGTTTAGCCAATAGTAGCAGCAGCATAAGCAGTGGACGGGACATTGACCAGGACAATCGATCCTCTTCTCCGAGTCTCTCTGCTTCTCCATTAGCCAGTTTAGATTCTGAATCAGACTCTCCAGATTCCCCAAAGCAGAgtgataaaaacaaagatggagGGGCATCAAAGTGTGTGCCAGAGGATCGGAGAGGATCAGGGAGGGGTGAGGATGGCAGTGCCGTGGATCAGAGAGACGGTGAAGGAGCAGTAGAGGGAGATATGTCTCCTCTAAAGTCCCCATCATCGCTTTATCCATCTCATCGTGGAATGGTTGACACTGTAAGTGATACAAGTAGCAACAGAAAGTCATACTTTGCCCTAGATTCTAAACTTGCAAGTAAATTGGAATACACAGGGCCTGGTGGTACTGAGACGTTGCACACCTGCAGCCGCATCTCTTCAAAAGGAGGCTCTCATTCTGGGAAACCTGGTGTGGGAGGGGTCGAGTATTCCCATGGGAATTCAAATGTGAGTCATGCTCCAACACTCCCACCTCCACCTGCTCTGAAACCTCTAGAGGTGGGGCAGAATGCTCCAGGTGGGGAAAGTAAAACAGACAAACCAGAGAAAGGTGATAAGTCTGCTCCACCCTCTTTGCTTCCACAAGCTACTTCTGTTCCCCAGCAACCTCCACCTCCCAGCACTCACCATTACACCCCCACCAGCTGGTCAGGGGGACCTCCTAGCAACTGGGGATATGTACGATATCCAGGTAACCACCACCACACACATCCAAATCAACAGCCCCCGGTTCAGCAACAGCTTCCCTCAGTCTACAATTCTCCTTCATCCACAAGGCACACCTCCCACCCACCCTACCTGCCTCACTCTCATTCCCACCCACATAAAGACTACCTGCCTAGGTATGGCACCACACCTGATCGGGAAAGGGGTGGGAGGGAATTTGGAAACAGAGACTTTACTGCTAATAATACCAGTGCCAATGCAAACAGCAACAGTGGTAGCAACTGTGGTAGCACTTCTGGTGGTGGGGGAACGAACTCTAATTCTGGCCGGGATTTTGGGAACCCGTTACCTGGACAGAACAGAGAATGTGGCCCACAGGGATCAAATCGAGATGGGCCCACTGGACCACCAGGTGGTCGGGAATATGTACCTGGTTTCAGAGATCGTGAACGGGGGAGAGAGTTTCCTTCGCAAAACCAGCAGCTTCAAGCTCAGGGCAGAGAGTTTGGACCTGAAAGCACAGGAGTTGGAGGATCTTTTTCAAGAGACAAAGATGGCAGGTGGGGAGAGTTAGCAGGTCAGGTTAGAGAGGCAGGAAGTAGCAGTTATCCTGGCAATGCCAACCAAACACCTGTTGGTGCCCCATCTTCTGGTTTAGCCTCAACAACAGTGAATCGTGACCCAGCCAGTTCACCACAGAACAACTCGGGGCATCCTCCTTTTTCCTCCGCAAATACGAACCCTCCTAGTAGAGACTATGCCCCTCCTATGGATTCAAATGTACAGCAGACACTGCAAGGACAGACTACCCAAGCATCTTCCAATGCTGCAGACATCCCTCCCCCTCCACACTATTTGAGAGAATACCCCCCTGCAGGGGGAAAGGACTACCCAACACTTGGAGTAACCTCGTCCTCTATTCCACATTCTGGTGTTGCCAGGGATTATCCAAGTCCACCTGGATTGGCCCCAAACCTACCACGAGAATATCCTGGAGCACCTCCACATCACAGCCACTATCCTGGCCAGACAACCCTGCCTATCCcacacagagacagagagagagaaaaagaaaacacTGCATCCTCTACTCATTCAAATCGCAGTCACCCACCATCTCTTTCTCCTTCATCAAGTGGCTCTGGACATGGACATTCCACTTCAACTTCTTACCCTCCTCCACCACCTCCTCCCCCTACTAGTTCACTAGGTCCACCACCACCCATCACATCTATTCCTGGTAGTCATGCTCGACAGGCAACATATTCGTCACCTAATCAAACTCCACCAACCCCACTGTCTCCTCTTCCCAGCCCCTCAACAAATCAGATGGGAGGGTTTACTCCTTTCCCATCCACCTCTGGTCCCGCTGTACAACTTCCTGCATCAGGTGTCCCCACATCCTGCCCATCAAGTTGCAAACCTACTTCTTACCACAGCACTTTAAGCAGTCATACCCCTTTCAGTAGCTCTTACCATGGCAACAATAACCATGGAAATGCTTTGGCAACTAACAATGCTCCCAACAACAGCAATAGCACTCCCAACAACACTCAATCACAATTGCACTCTCCTCAAAATTCTAAAGTATCACCCCATCTCAGTAACACAGGCCATAACAACACTGGTCCGACTCCCAGCACATCTGATTCATCCTCTGGTATTGTGCCAGCACCTGTCATAAAGGAGGAGCCAGCAGAAGAGAGAGAAGAGTTGGAGAGCCCACCTATAGTTCTCAGAAGCCCATCCCCAGAACCAAAACCTGTTGACATTCCAATCCATGCCAGCCAATCAGCTCG gTTCCACAGGGTTCTTGACCGGGGCAGTGGGAACTCTTGTGCACGCAGTGATGTACTTTTTGTCCCACTTGATGGCTCTAAGCTTTGGAAGAAGAGGAACGAGGCCATAGAACGTGCTCGTAGAGAGGTAGAACAGCGTGCAAGAGACCtgcgagagaaagagagggaacgagagagagaaaaggagagagaaagagatctGGACAGACATCTGCAG CAAAAGGAGAGTGGCACCAATGCAGGGTTAGGAGCTGCAGGCACACGCCAAGGCTCTTCACTCTTCTTTCCTTCCTCTTCATCAATCCTTCTAGACCCTTCATCATCTTCCTCTTCTTCTGTTAACTCCCCACATCCCACTGCTCATCCACAGCACCAGCACCACCACCCTCACTCCCATCCTCACTCCCTTCACCACTCTcatcctctgcatccatctctCTCTCATTCTATACCTCATTCCCTTCTCATCCCTTCCATGACAGGGGGATCTGGAGTTGTTGGATGCCCTCAAGGTGCTCTGGGAATCGGGCTTGGGGGTCCATATTTGGGCCCCGATACCCCAGCCTTGAGAACCCTGAGTGAATATGCCCGTCCCCATGCCATGTCTCCGTTGGGCACTGCCAATCGAGCGCAGGCACATCACCCCCACCTCCACCACCACCCTCACCCACATGCTCATCCCCATATGCACCCTTCATTTTTTCTGTCCCAATTCCAAAACCCAGCCCTTGCGCACCCCCACCACCTTCCACCCGATGCCGCCACAGCGGCTGCCATTCTTGGCTTTTTGTATGGGGGTGGGCTGGAGGGAGGCCATACCCATCCAGGGCCTGGTCCTGGTGGGTTGACTGGGGCGGGGCTTGGAGGAGTGGGATTCCCTCATGCTGTAGCAGCTCATAGAGACCGCATGAAGCCCGGATTTGAGTTTAAGAGTGAGGAGCGTGTCTACACAGCTGGAGTTTTAGCCGACCCGGCACTGGCTTTGTCACACACGCACTCACACGCACACTCACACTCCCTGCTGCTGGGGGGTGGGACTGGAGGCGGGGCATCTGGAAGTGAGGTAGCTCTTTACGGTGCAACTCCACCCCCTGCCCCACCCCCTCAAGCTTTAGCCACAGCGACTAGGAATCCCAATCCTGCCCCTCAGCCACTGTCAGTCCCACCAACCTCTTCTATTCTCCCAGCTTCACTTCCCACCCATCAGGTTCCTACCGGAGCTTCGGTGACACCAGCAGCCCCTGCTGCTCCCCCTCAACCTCCTCCCCCACCTCCTCCACCTCCAACAGCATCATCTCTTCATCACCCTTCTCCACACTCCACATTTCCAAATACACACCCTTCTTGTCAACCCCCACCCCTCCCAACTCAGGCCCCTCCCTCTGAACGATATCCCACCCCTGTCCGCACTCCTCCCAGCACAGAGCGTGCCAGGAGCGTGGAGAGGGAGAGAGTAATACCAGCCACAGAGAGGGagcgagagagggagagagaaaggaCAGGGACAGGTGGAGGAGGATCAGGAGGAGGCACAGCGCCTGCGGGAGGCACAGGAGGAGGAGATTCTCTTGGACGACTTCAGATGCTGAACGTGACTCCTCATCATCACCAGCATTCACATATTCACTCTCACCTTCATCTGCACCAGCAGGACACA GGTGGCAGCCGCGGGAGGGGTACACCCCCTAATGGATCCGCTGGCATCAGGGTCTCCCCTGGCCCGTCTGCCATACCCCGGGGCAGCTCTTGGGCCCCCTATCCTGGCACACTCCCTAACTGA
- the atn1 gene encoding uncharacterized protein atn1 isoform X2, translating into MKTRTHKESMPARSGRRRGGSEERRGRRPHPSPSRAERNERQTQRTAGEELAAGHFNRRSQGHDSSESEGEDLVPPPKRQKVQDSSSNPPAPPLSTNTPTSAPPPTSGNTQSRESDNEDGQSQGSRSSAGGSLANSSSSISSGRDIDQDNRSSSPSLSASPLASLDSESDSPDSPKQSDKNKDGGASKCVPEDRRGSGRGEDGSAVDQRDGEGAVEGDMSPLKSPSSLYPSHRGMVDTVSDTSSNRKSYFALDSKLASKLEYTGPGGTETLHTCSRISSKGGSHSGKPGVGGVEYSHGNSNVSHAPTLPPPPALKPLEVGQNAPGGESKTDKPEKGDKSAPPSLLPQATSVPQQPPPPSTHHYTPTSWSGGPPSNWGYVRYPGNHHHTHPNQQPPVQQQLPSVYNSPSSTRHTSHPPYLPHSHSHPHKDYLPRYGTTPDRERGGREFGNRDFTANNTSANANSNSGSNCGSTSGGGGTNSNSGRDFGNPLPGQNRECGPQGSNRDGPTGPPGGREYVPGFRDRERGREFPSQNQQLQAQGREFGPESTGVGGSFSRDKDGRWGELAGQVREAGSSSYPGNANQTPVGAPSSGLASTTVNRDPASSPQNNSGHPPFSSANTNPPSRDYAPPMDSNVQQTLQGQTTQASSNAADIPPPPHYLREYPPAGGKDYPTLGVTSSSIPHSGVARDYPSPPGLAPNLPREYPGAPPHHSHYPGQTTLPIPHRDREREKENTASSTHSNRSHPPSLSPSSSGSGHGHSTSTSYPPPPPPPPTSSLGPPPPITSIPGSHARQATYSSPNQTPPTPLSPLPSPSTNQMGGFTPFPSTSGPAVQLPASGVPTSCPSSCKPTSYHSTLSSHTPFSSSYHGNNNHGNALATNNAPNNSNSTPNNTQSQLHSPQNSKVSPHLSNTGHNNTGPTPSTSDSSSGIVPAPVIKEEPAEEREELESPPIVLRSPSPEPKPVDIPIHASQSARFHRVLDRGSGNSCARSDVLFVPLDGSKLWKKRNEAIERARREVEQRARDLREKEREREREKERERDLDRHLQQKESGTNAGLGAAGTRQGSSLFFPSSSSILLDPSSSSSSSVNSPHPTAHPQHQHHHPHSHPHSLHHSHPLHPSLSHSIPHSLLIPSMTGGSGVVGCPQGALGIGLGGPYLGPDTPALRTLSEYARPHAMSPLGTANRAQAHHPHLHHHPHPHAHPHMHPSFFLSQFQNPALAHPHHLPPDAATAAAILGFLYGGGLEGGHTHPGPGPGGLTGAGLGGVGFPHAVAAHRDRMKPGFEFKSEERVYTAGVLADPALALSHTHSHAHSHSLLLGGGTGGGASGSEVALYGATPPPAPPPQALATATRNPNPAPQPLSVPPTSSILPASLPTHQVPTGASVTPAAPAAPPQPPPPPPPPPTASSLHHPSPHSTFPNTHPSCQPPPLPTQAPPSERYPTPVRTPPSTERARSVERERVIPATERERERERERTGTGGGGSGGGTAPAGGTGGGDSLGRLQMLNVTPHHHQHSHIHSHLHLHQQDTGGPFRDVPQSSSLGGSMSAAHQLQAMQQAQSAEIQFQRLAMEQQWIHHHHHHSLAQDEYYSCFDVKQQC; encoded by the exons ATGAAGACCCGAACCCACAAAGAATCG ATGCCAGCGCGTAGTGGACGCAGGAGGGGCGGCAGTGAGGAGAGAAGGGGTAGACGTCCACACCCCAGTCCCTCTCGAGCAGAACGCAATGAAAGGCAAACA CAAAGAACTGCTGGAGAGGAATTGGCTGCTGGGCATTTCAACCGTCGATCTCAAGGCCATGATTCATCAGAAAGTGAAGGAGAGGATCTGGTGCCCCCGCCCAAAAGACAAAAAGTCCAG GACTCCTCCTCCAATCCCCCAGCcccacccctttcaactaacaCTCCAACTTCAGCCCCGCCCCCAACTTCAGGCAACACTCAGTCAAGGGAGAGTGACAATGAGGATGGCCAATCACAAGGCAGCAGAAGCTCAGCTGGAGGCAGTTTAGCCAATAGTAGCAGCAGCATAAGCAGTGGACGGGACATTGACCAGGACAATCGATCCTCTTCTCCGAGTCTCTCTGCTTCTCCATTAGCCAGTTTAGATTCTGAATCAGACTCTCCAGATTCCCCAAAGCAGAgtgataaaaacaaagatggagGGGCATCAAAGTGTGTGCCAGAGGATCGGAGAGGATCAGGGAGGGGTGAGGATGGCAGTGCCGTGGATCAGAGAGACGGTGAAGGAGCAGTAGAGGGAGATATGTCTCCTCTAAAGTCCCCATCATCGCTTTATCCATCTCATCGTGGAATGGTTGACACTGTAAGTGATACAAGTAGCAACAGAAAGTCATACTTTGCCCTAGATTCTAAACTTGCAAGTAAATTGGAATACACAGGGCCTGGTGGTACTGAGACGTTGCACACCTGCAGCCGCATCTCTTCAAAAGGAGGCTCTCATTCTGGGAAACCTGGTGTGGGAGGGGTCGAGTATTCCCATGGGAATTCAAATGTGAGTCATGCTCCAACACTCCCACCTCCACCTGCTCTGAAACCTCTAGAGGTGGGGCAGAATGCTCCAGGTGGGGAAAGTAAAACAGACAAACCAGAGAAAGGTGATAAGTCTGCTCCACCCTCTTTGCTTCCACAAGCTACTTCTGTTCCCCAGCAACCTCCACCTCCCAGCACTCACCATTACACCCCCACCAGCTGGTCAGGGGGACCTCCTAGCAACTGGGGATATGTACGATATCCAGGTAACCACCACCACACACATCCAAATCAACAGCCCCCGGTTCAGCAACAGCTTCCCTCAGTCTACAATTCTCCTTCATCCACAAGGCACACCTCCCACCCACCCTACCTGCCTCACTCTCATTCCCACCCACATAAAGACTACCTGCCTAGGTATGGCACCACACCTGATCGGGAAAGGGGTGGGAGGGAATTTGGAAACAGAGACTTTACTGCTAATAATACCAGTGCCAATGCAAACAGCAACAGTGGTAGCAACTGTGGTAGCACTTCTGGTGGTGGGGGAACGAACTCTAATTCTGGCCGGGATTTTGGGAACCCGTTACCTGGACAGAACAGAGAATGTGGCCCACAGGGATCAAATCGAGATGGGCCCACTGGACCACCAGGTGGTCGGGAATATGTACCTGGTTTCAGAGATCGTGAACGGGGGAGAGAGTTTCCTTCGCAAAACCAGCAGCTTCAAGCTCAGGGCAGAGAGTTTGGACCTGAAAGCACAGGAGTTGGAGGATCTTTTTCAAGAGACAAAGATGGCAGGTGGGGAGAGTTAGCAGGTCAGGTTAGAGAGGCAGGAAGTAGCAGTTATCCTGGCAATGCCAACCAAACACCTGTTGGTGCCCCATCTTCTGGTTTAGCCTCAACAACAGTGAATCGTGACCCAGCCAGTTCACCACAGAACAACTCGGGGCATCCTCCTTTTTCCTCCGCAAATACGAACCCTCCTAGTAGAGACTATGCCCCTCCTATGGATTCAAATGTACAGCAGACACTGCAAGGACAGACTACCCAAGCATCTTCCAATGCTGCAGACATCCCTCCCCCTCCACACTATTTGAGAGAATACCCCCCTGCAGGGGGAAAGGACTACCCAACACTTGGAGTAACCTCGTCCTCTATTCCACATTCTGGTGTTGCCAGGGATTATCCAAGTCCACCTGGATTGGCCCCAAACCTACCACGAGAATATCCTGGAGCACCTCCACATCACAGCCACTATCCTGGCCAGACAACCCTGCCTATCCcacacagagacagagagagagaaaaagaaaacacTGCATCCTCTACTCATTCAAATCGCAGTCACCCACCATCTCTTTCTCCTTCATCAAGTGGCTCTGGACATGGACATTCCACTTCAACTTCTTACCCTCCTCCACCACCTCCTCCCCCTACTAGTTCACTAGGTCCACCACCACCCATCACATCTATTCCTGGTAGTCATGCTCGACAGGCAACATATTCGTCACCTAATCAAACTCCACCAACCCCACTGTCTCCTCTTCCCAGCCCCTCAACAAATCAGATGGGAGGGTTTACTCCTTTCCCATCCACCTCTGGTCCCGCTGTACAACTTCCTGCATCAGGTGTCCCCACATCCTGCCCATCAAGTTGCAAACCTACTTCTTACCACAGCACTTTAAGCAGTCATACCCCTTTCAGTAGCTCTTACCATGGCAACAATAACCATGGAAATGCTTTGGCAACTAACAATGCTCCCAACAACAGCAATAGCACTCCCAACAACACTCAATCACAATTGCACTCTCCTCAAAATTCTAAAGTATCACCCCATCTCAGTAACACAGGCCATAACAACACTGGTCCGACTCCCAGCACATCTGATTCATCCTCTGGTATTGTGCCAGCACCTGTCATAAAGGAGGAGCCAGCAGAAGAGAGAGAAGAGTTGGAGAGCCCACCTATAGTTCTCAGAAGCCCATCCCCAGAACCAAAACCTGTTGACATTCCAATCCATGCCAGCCAATCAGCTCG gTTCCACAGGGTTCTTGACCGGGGCAGTGGGAACTCTTGTGCACGCAGTGATGTACTTTTTGTCCCACTTGATGGCTCTAAGCTTTGGAAGAAGAGGAACGAGGCCATAGAACGTGCTCGTAGAGAGGTAGAACAGCGTGCAAGAGACCtgcgagagaaagagagggaacgagagagagaaaaggagagagaaagagatctGGACAGACATCTGCAG CAAAAGGAGAGTGGCACCAATGCAGGGTTAGGAGCTGCAGGCACACGCCAAGGCTCTTCACTCTTCTTTCCTTCCTCTTCATCAATCCTTCTAGACCCTTCATCATCTTCCTCTTCTTCTGTTAACTCCCCACATCCCACTGCTCATCCACAGCACCAGCACCACCACCCTCACTCCCATCCTCACTCCCTTCACCACTCTcatcctctgcatccatctctCTCTCATTCTATACCTCATTCCCTTCTCATCCCTTCCATGACAGGGGGATCTGGAGTTGTTGGATGCCCTCAAGGTGCTCTGGGAATCGGGCTTGGGGGTCCATATTTGGGCCCCGATACCCCAGCCTTGAGAACCCTGAGTGAATATGCCCGTCCCCATGCCATGTCTCCGTTGGGCACTGCCAATCGAGCGCAGGCACATCACCCCCACCTCCACCACCACCCTCACCCACATGCTCATCCCCATATGCACCCTTCATTTTTTCTGTCCCAATTCCAAAACCCAGCCCTTGCGCACCCCCACCACCTTCCACCCGATGCCGCCACAGCGGCTGCCATTCTTGGCTTTTTGTATGGGGGTGGGCTGGAGGGAGGCCATACCCATCCAGGGCCTGGTCCTGGTGGGTTGACTGGGGCGGGGCTTGGAGGAGTGGGATTCCCTCATGCTGTAGCAGCTCATAGAGACCGCATGAAGCCCGGATTTGAGTTTAAGAGTGAGGAGCGTGTCTACACAGCTGGAGTTTTAGCCGACCCGGCACTGGCTTTGTCACACACGCACTCACACGCACACTCACACTCCCTGCTGCTGGGGGGTGGGACTGGAGGCGGGGCATCTGGAAGTGAGGTAGCTCTTTACGGTGCAACTCCACCCCCTGCCCCACCCCCTCAAGCTTTAGCCACAGCGACTAGGAATCCCAATCCTGCCCCTCAGCCACTGTCAGTCCCACCAACCTCTTCTATTCTCCCAGCTTCACTTCCCACCCATCAGGTTCCTACCGGAGCTTCGGTGACACCAGCAGCCCCTGCTGCTCCCCCTCAACCTCCTCCCCCACCTCCTCCACCTCCAACAGCATCATCTCTTCATCACCCTTCTCCACACTCCACATTTCCAAATACACACCCTTCTTGTCAACCCCCACCCCTCCCAACTCAGGCCCCTCCCTCTGAACGATATCCCACCCCTGTCCGCACTCCTCCCAGCACAGAGCGTGCCAGGAGCGTGGAGAGGGAGAGAGTAATACCAGCCACAGAGAGGGagcgagagagggagagagaaaggaCAGGGACAGGTGGAGGAGGATCAGGAGGAGGCACAGCGCCTGCGGGAGGCACAGGAGGAGGAGATTCTCTTGGACGACTTCAGATGCTGAACGTGACTCCTCATCATCACCAGCATTCACATATTCACTCTCACCTTCATCTGCACCAGCAGGACACAG GTGGTCCTTTTCGTGACGTGCCCCAGTCCTCGTCTCTGGGTGGGTCCATGTCTGCAGCTCACCAGCTCCAGGCGATGCAGCAAGCTCAGAGCGCCGAGATTCAGTTTCAGAGACTCGCCATGGAACAGCAGTGGATCCACCACCACCATCATCACTCCCTCGCGCAGGACGAGTACTATAGTTGTTTTGACGTAAAACAACAATGTTGA